A section of the Microbulbifer pacificus genome encodes:
- the iscX gene encoding Fe-S cluster assembly protein IscX has translation MKWTDIHDIAIELADNYPDVDPLAVNFVDLRKWVMDLPDFNDDPERCGEKILEAIQAAWIEENE, from the coding sequence ATGAAGTGGACGGATATTCACGATATTGCCATCGAACTTGCCGACAACTACCCGGACGTAGACCCGCTTGCGGTCAACTTCGTCGACCTGCGCAAATGGGTGATGGACCTGCCGGACTTCAACGACGACCCCGAGCGCTGTGGCGAGAAGATCCTGGAGGCCATTCAGGCGGCCTGGATCGAAGAAAACGAATAG
- the ispG gene encoding flavodoxin-dependent (E)-4-hydroxy-3-methylbut-2-enyl-diphosphate synthase — protein MQFESPIVRRVSRQIMVGNVPVGGGAPISVQSMTNTETCDVAATVDQIQRLEKAGADIVRVSVPSMDAAEAFGEIKKLVNVPLVADIHFDYRIALRVADLGVDCLRINPGNIGREHRIRAVVDKARDLNIPIRIGVNAGSLEKDLQKKYGEPTPDALVESALRHVDILDSLDFQNFKVSVKASDIFMATAAYRKLAAQIDQPLHLGITEAGGLRAGTVKSAIGLGALLLDGIGDTLRVSLAADPVEEVKVGWDLLKSLRLRTKGINFIACPSCSRQNFDVVKTMNELETRLEDITTPLDVAVIGCIVNGPGEAKEADIGLAGGTPSHAIYVDGQPDRKFKNDNLVDDLEKLIREKAAAKAAQEASIIARETTE, from the coding sequence ATGCAGTTCGAGTCACCCATAGTTCGCCGCGTGTCACGCCAGATCATGGTGGGCAATGTGCCGGTCGGTGGCGGTGCCCCCATCTCCGTGCAGAGCATGACCAACACCGAAACCTGCGATGTGGCCGCCACCGTGGACCAGATCCAGCGGCTGGAGAAGGCCGGTGCGGATATCGTGCGGGTTTCCGTGCCCTCCATGGATGCCGCCGAGGCCTTCGGCGAGATCAAGAAGCTGGTAAACGTGCCGCTGGTGGCGGACATCCACTTTGACTACCGCATCGCGCTGCGGGTCGCGGACCTGGGTGTGGACTGCCTGCGTATCAATCCGGGCAACATCGGCCGCGAACACCGCATCCGCGCGGTGGTGGACAAGGCGCGGGATCTGAATATTCCGATCCGTATCGGCGTCAACGCCGGTTCCCTGGAAAAGGATCTGCAGAAGAAATACGGCGAGCCCACCCCGGACGCGCTGGTGGAATCCGCCCTGCGCCACGTGGACATCCTCGACAGCCTGGATTTCCAGAACTTCAAGGTAAGCGTGAAGGCCTCCGACATCTTCATGGCCACTGCCGCTTACCGCAAACTCGCCGCCCAGATCGATCAGCCGCTGCACCTCGGCATCACCGAGGCCGGCGGCCTGCGCGCGGGTACGGTGAAATCCGCCATCGGCCTCGGCGCGCTACTGCTGGACGGCATTGGCGATACCCTGCGGGTATCCCTGGCGGCCGATCCGGTGGAAGAAGTGAAGGTCGGCTGGGATCTGCTGAAAAGCCTGCGCCTGCGCACCAAGGGCATCAACTTTATTGCCTGCCCCAGCTGCTCGCGCCAGAACTTCGACGTGGTGAAAACCATGAACGAGCTGGAGACCCGCCTGGAAGATATCACCACGCCGCTGGATGTTGCGGTGATCGGTTGTATCGTCAACGGCCCGGGTGAAGCGAAAGAGGCGGATATCGGCCTCGCCGGCGGCACCCCGAGCCACGCGATCTATGTCGATGGCCAGCCGGACCGCAAATTCAAGAACGACAACCTGGTGGATGACCTGGAAAAACTGATCCGCGAAAAGGCGGCGGCCAAGGCGGCCCAGGAAGCGAGCATCATCGCCCGCGAAACCACCGAGTAA
- the bamB gene encoding outer membrane protein assembly factor BamB translates to MIGTHKALNRIIAVAMAAVLGACASNDEKEDTDPVELTEIHESVRLREVWSNNIGDIDALRYAMLKPGIIDGKVIAANSDGDVYAFDRATGKRVWRTDIDQSISGGVGVGIGLAVVADYRGRVVALDLNDGSQRWATQLSGEVVSTPAVGSGVVVVQTVDGKLLGLDASTGEQRWRHNTALPVLTLRGTASPVISAGVVFAGLDNGKLVALSASDGLERWEQRVAIPQGSAELERVVDIDGAPLVRGELVFAASYQGRVVALSREDGRGLWARDASTNHSVTVGAGQVFLSGADGSVHAYNVGNGQIQWSNNELLRRELSGPAYFGDVVVVGDLDGYLHALDPNTGHFVGRTRIDRDPVRIPLLADGDLLFALSDDGELVALRLER, encoded by the coding sequence ATGATCGGCACTCACAAGGCGCTTAACCGGATAATTGCCGTGGCCATGGCCGCGGTACTCGGAGCCTGTGCTTCCAACGATGAGAAGGAAGACACAGATCCCGTTGAACTGACGGAAATTCACGAGAGCGTCCGGCTGCGTGAAGTGTGGTCGAACAATATCGGCGATATTGACGCCCTGCGTTACGCGATGCTGAAACCCGGCATCATCGACGGCAAGGTGATCGCCGCCAACAGCGACGGCGACGTCTACGCGTTTGACCGCGCTACCGGCAAACGGGTGTGGCGCACGGATATCGACCAGTCCATCAGTGGCGGCGTTGGGGTCGGCATCGGCCTGGCGGTAGTCGCGGATTACCGCGGTCGTGTGGTGGCGCTTGATCTGAACGATGGCAGCCAGCGCTGGGCCACCCAGCTGAGCGGCGAGGTGGTTTCCACTCCTGCGGTGGGTTCCGGTGTAGTGGTGGTGCAGACCGTCGACGGCAAACTGCTGGGACTGGATGCCAGCACCGGTGAACAGCGCTGGCGTCACAACACCGCGCTGCCGGTACTGACCCTGCGCGGCACTGCCAGCCCGGTGATTTCCGCCGGTGTGGTCTTCGCCGGCCTCGACAACGGCAAGCTGGTTGCGCTCAGCGCCAGCGATGGCCTTGAGCGCTGGGAACAGCGTGTAGCCATTCCCCAGGGTTCCGCGGAACTCGAGCGGGTAGTGGATATCGACGGCGCGCCGCTGGTGCGCGGTGAACTGGTGTTTGCTGCCAGCTATCAGGGCCGCGTGGTTGCGCTGTCCCGTGAAGATGGCCGCGGCCTGTGGGCGCGCGACGCGTCAACCAACCACAGCGTGACCGTAGGCGCCGGCCAGGTATTCCTGAGCGGCGCCGACGGCAGCGTCCACGCCTACAATGTGGGTAATGGGCAGATCCAGTGGAGCAACAATGAACTGTTGCGCCGCGAGCTGAGTGGCCCGGCCTACTTCGGTGATGTGGTGGTGGTTGGCGACCTGGACGGTTACCTCCACGCGCTGGACCCGAACACCGGTCACTTTGTGGGCCGTACCCGGATCGACCGCGACCCGGTGCGTATTCCGCTGCTGGCGGATGGCGACCTGCTGTTTGCGCTGTCTGACGACGGCGAACTGGTCGCACTGCGCCTGGAGCGCTAA
- the rlmN gene encoding 23S rRNA (adenine(2503)-C(2))-methyltransferase RlmN translates to MSDVQVVQAATEQTEKVNLLGLSVDKLADFFDGLGEKRFRAVQVLKWIHQNGADDFEQMTNVSKALRAKLAEVAEIRAPKVLKQMDSADGTRKWLIEVTGGNVIETVFIPDGERGTLCVSSQVGCSLDCSFCATGKQGFNRDLTAAEIIGQVWIACKSFGQLQPKGPRKVTNVVMMGMGEPLLNFDNVVDAMNLMMEDNAYGISKRRVTLSTSGVVPALDRLAEVTDVSLAISLHAPNDELRNELVPINKKYPIAMLLDSAKRYIESMPDNHRKMTIEYTMIRDVNDRPEHAEQLGELLRDVPVKINLIPFNPFELSDYQRVSNNALRRFQQILLDKGYTVTVRTTRGDDIAAACGQLAGQVNDRTRRSERYRNAERPVRIVGQA, encoded by the coding sequence ATGAGCGACGTACAAGTAGTGCAAGCTGCTACCGAACAAACCGAAAAAGTGAACCTGCTGGGGCTGTCCGTGGACAAGCTCGCGGATTTCTTTGACGGTCTCGGCGAGAAGCGTTTTCGCGCGGTACAGGTGCTGAAGTGGATTCACCAGAACGGCGCGGACGATTTCGAGCAGATGACCAACGTCAGCAAGGCGCTGCGCGCGAAGCTGGCGGAAGTGGCCGAGATCCGTGCCCCCAAAGTCCTGAAACAGATGGACTCCGCCGACGGCACCCGCAAGTGGCTGATCGAAGTCACCGGCGGCAATGTGATCGAGACCGTATTTATCCCCGATGGCGAGCGCGGCACCCTGTGCGTGTCCTCCCAGGTGGGTTGTTCCCTCGACTGCAGCTTCTGCGCCACCGGCAAACAGGGGTTCAACCGCGACCTGACCGCGGCCGAGATCATCGGCCAGGTGTGGATCGCGTGTAAGTCCTTCGGCCAGTTGCAGCCGAAAGGGCCGCGCAAGGTGACCAACGTGGTGATGATGGGTATGGGCGAGCCCCTGCTCAACTTCGACAACGTGGTCGACGCGATGAACCTGATGATGGAAGACAATGCCTATGGCATCTCCAAGCGTCGGGTAACCCTGAGCACCTCCGGTGTAGTGCCGGCACTGGATCGTCTGGCAGAAGTGACCGATGTCAGCCTGGCCATTTCGCTGCACGCGCCCAACGATGAGCTGCGCAACGAGCTGGTGCCGATCAACAAGAAGTACCCCATCGCCATGTTGCTCGACAGCGCCAAGCGCTATATCGAGAGCATGCCGGACAATCATCGCAAGATGACCATCGAGTACACCATGATCCGGGACGTGAACGATCGCCCGGAGCACGCCGAACAATTGGGCGAGCTGTTGCGTGATGTGCCGGTAAAGATAAATCTGATACCCTTCAATCCGTTCGAACTGTCCGACTATCAGCGGGTCAGCAATAACGCTTTGCGACGTTTTCAGCAGATTTTGTTGGACAAAGGCTATACCGTAACCGTGCGTACCACCCGGGGCGATGATATCGCCGCGGCCTGTGGTCAGCTGGCCGGTCAGGTAAACGATCGCACCCGTCGCTCGGAGCGCTACCGCAACGCGGAACGCCCGGTGCGGATCGTCGGACAGGCCTGA
- a CDS encoding RodZ domain-containing protein — MSSSNQISHQVSDQVVSISPEASANTVGAILRAAREKAGLTSDELARRLCMTPDKLEALEQDAFERFAGVTYVRGYIRNLCKELGLDNAAVMEAFVQQVPAEASKVFDRAPVGTVMASRGEKQGGSLFMPMVLMLAVAAAGGYWWMDQQSGGASQLVRIDTQGADTSELQGATSSYGAQADTAEADVSLAASDAASLEAGDAGSVLTGEDAGLNDALETDAEIAETGDLVAGYGDDLGEGSGADSSVASAAVAVTEETPVEEQVAAPSVAAPAAAVQARPAQPETQPQGQSAGNPTASAVAAPQLVISFDEESWLEVSDATGYKMISKLQPAGSRVELDGRGPFSLMLGNAAAATVTFNGEVVDSAPQGNRRTRKLSVGG, encoded by the coding sequence ATGAGCAGCAGTAACCAGATCTCACACCAGGTTTCAGACCAAGTGGTTTCCATTTCTCCCGAAGCGTCCGCGAACACCGTTGGTGCCATCCTCAGGGCGGCCCGCGAAAAAGCGGGTCTCACCAGTGACGAACTGGCGCGCCGCCTGTGCATGACCCCGGACAAACTCGAGGCCCTGGAGCAGGATGCCTTCGAGCGCTTTGCCGGCGTCACTTACGTGCGCGGTTATATCCGCAACCTGTGCAAGGAGCTGGGGCTGGATAACGCGGCAGTGATGGAAGCCTTCGTGCAGCAGGTGCCGGCAGAGGCCTCCAAGGTTTTCGATCGCGCCCCCGTGGGTACCGTGATGGCCAGTCGCGGGGAAAAGCAGGGCGGTTCATTGTTCATGCCGATGGTGCTGATGCTCGCCGTTGCCGCCGCCGGCGGTTACTGGTGGATGGATCAGCAGTCCGGTGGTGCCAGCCAGTTGGTGCGTATCGACACGCAGGGCGCTGACACCAGTGAATTACAGGGGGCAACGTCGAGTTACGGTGCGCAGGCCGATACCGCTGAAGCCGATGTTTCCCTGGCAGCGTCCGACGCGGCTTCCTTAGAGGCGGGCGATGCGGGCTCAGTTTTGACCGGTGAAGATGCGGGCTTAAATGATGCGCTGGAAACCGATGCCGAAATTGCCGAAACCGGTGACCTGGTCGCTGGCTATGGGGATGACCTCGGTGAGGGCTCTGGTGCGGACTCTTCAGTCGCGAGCGCCGCTGTTGCCGTTACTGAAGAAACTCCCGTTGAGGAGCAGGTTGCGGCGCCGTCGGTGGCAGCGCCCGCGGCAGCTGTTCAGGCTCGCCCTGCTCAGCCAGAAACTCAGCCACAAGGCCAGTCAGCCGGCAATCCGACTGCAAGCGCCGTTGCGGCGCCGCAGCTGGTAATTTCCTTTGACGAGGAATCCTGGCTCGAGGTGTCCGATGCCACCGGTTACAAGATGATCTCCAAGCTGCAGCCTGCGGGCTCCCGGGTGGAGCTGGATGGTCGCGGACCGTTCAGTCTGATGCTGGGTAACGCTGCGGCCGCGACGGTTACATTCAATGGTGAGGTGGTCGACAGCGCCCCCCAGGGCAATCGCCGCACCCGCAAGCTCAGCGTGGGTGGTTGA
- the der gene encoding ribosome biogenesis GTPase Der, whose translation MLPVIALVGRPNVGKSTLFNRLTKTRDALVANYAGLTRDRKYGEAEFEGRKMILVDTGGISGGEEGIDAAMAQQSMQAIEEADYVLFMVDCRAGLTPADQMIAERLRVRSKPTILVANKVDGVNPDIALSPFYELGIGELFPTTATHGRGVRTLMERLIEGLPAPEEEEEQEEAKGIKIGIVGRPNVGKSTLVNRLLGEDRVVVFDQPGTTRDSVYINYTRDDKPYTIIDTAGIRRRKNVKESVEKFSIVKTLQAVEDSNVVVLVIDASEGLVDQDLHLMGSVIQAGRALVVALNKWDGLDQDHRDFIKIELERRLRFVDFADIHFISALHGTGVGNLYQSIEAAYQSATDKLSTNHLTRILQWAVSEHQPPLVNGNRIKLRYAHAGGKNPPIIVIHGNQTDEVPGHYVRYLEKTFRQALELHGTPVKIEFRTGKNPYEGKKNKLTERQKARKRRLMKFVKKKK comes from the coding sequence ATGTTGCCTGTAATCGCCCTGGTCGGGCGCCCCAATGTGGGCAAATCCACCCTGTTTAACCGCCTCACCAAAACCCGCGACGCGCTGGTGGCCAACTACGCGGGCCTCACCCGCGACCGCAAATACGGCGAAGCGGAGTTTGAAGGCCGCAAAATGATCCTCGTCGATACCGGTGGTATCAGTGGCGGGGAAGAGGGCATCGACGCAGCCATGGCCCAGCAATCCATGCAGGCCATCGAAGAGGCGGACTATGTCCTGTTCATGGTGGACTGTCGCGCGGGCCTTACCCCGGCGGATCAAATGATCGCCGAGCGCCTGCGCGTGCGCTCCAAGCCCACCATCCTCGTCGCCAACAAGGTGGATGGGGTTAATCCGGATATTGCGCTGTCGCCGTTTTATGAACTCGGCATCGGCGAACTCTTCCCCACCACCGCCACCCACGGTCGCGGCGTGCGTACCCTGATGGAGCGCCTGATCGAAGGCCTGCCGGCACCGGAGGAAGAGGAAGAACAGGAAGAAGCCAAGGGTATCAAGATCGGTATCGTCGGCCGCCCCAACGTGGGCAAGTCCACCCTGGTGAACCGCCTGCTCGGTGAAGACCGCGTGGTGGTCTTCGACCAGCCCGGTACCACCCGCGACAGTGTGTACATCAACTACACCCGCGACGACAAGCCGTACACCATCATCGATACCGCGGGCATTCGCCGCCGCAAGAACGTCAAGGAATCGGTGGAAAAATTCTCCATCGTCAAAACCCTGCAGGCGGTGGAAGATTCCAACGTAGTGGTATTGGTGATCGACGCCAGTGAAGGCCTCGTCGACCAGGACCTGCACCTGATGGGCAGCGTGATCCAGGCCGGCCGCGCGCTGGTGGTTGCGCTGAACAAATGGGACGGGCTCGACCAGGACCACCGCGACTTCATCAAGATCGAACTGGAGCGCCGCCTGCGCTTTGTGGACTTTGCGGATATCCACTTTATCTCCGCACTGCACGGCACCGGCGTCGGCAACCTGTACCAGTCCATCGAGGCTGCGTATCAGTCGGCGACAGACAAGCTCTCCACCAACCACCTCACGCGGATTCTGCAGTGGGCGGTCAGTGAGCACCAACCACCGCTGGTCAACGGCAACCGCATCAAACTGCGCTACGCCCACGCCGGCGGCAAGAACCCACCGATCATCGTCATCCACGGCAACCAGACCGACGAAGTGCCGGGCCACTATGTGCGCTACCTGGAAAAAACCTTCCGCCAGGCACTGGAGCTGCACGGTACCCCGGTGAAGATCGAATTTCGCACCGGTAAAAACCCCTATGAGGGCAAGAAAAACAAACTCACCGAGCGCCAGAAAGCCCGCAAGCGCCGCCTGATGAAGTTTGTGAAAAAGAAAAAGTAG
- the hisS gene encoding histidine--tRNA ligase has product MKELRAIRGMNDLQPTQSPVWQYVESTLSELFARYGYSEIRTPILEATQLFARAVGEATDIVEKEMYTFDDKGGDSVTLRPEGTAGTVRAAIQNGLLIQPQRLWYFGPMFRYERPQKGRLRQFHQFGVEVFGIEGPDIDAEILMMTARLWKQLGVAGHVSLQLNSLGNSESRAAFRDALVEYLSARKDQLDEDSQRRLDKNPLRILDSKNQDTQALLADAPCLLDFLDDESRAHFYQLRAFLDAAGVAYEVNPRLVRGLDYYGKTVFEWVTDSLGAQGTVCAGGRYDGLVEQMGGKPTPAVGFGLGVERLVLLLETLQVLPDTLDQQIDAYLVAVGDVQSAALAAAERLRTELPWLRLQTHCGGGSFKSQMKKADKSNAEYALIIGEDEAAAGQVTVKSLRADAEQQTVALADLPKLLQA; this is encoded by the coding sequence TTGAAAGAACTTCGCGCCATCCGCGGCATGAACGACCTGCAGCCCACCCAATCGCCGGTGTGGCAGTACGTGGAAAGTACCCTGAGCGAGCTGTTTGCCCGCTACGGCTACAGCGAGATCCGCACCCCGATCCTGGAAGCGACGCAGCTGTTTGCCCGCGCCGTGGGCGAGGCCACCGACATCGTCGAGAAGGAAATGTACACCTTCGATGACAAGGGCGGCGACAGCGTTACCCTGCGCCCGGAAGGCACCGCCGGCACCGTGCGCGCCGCGATCCAGAACGGCCTGCTGATCCAGCCCCAGCGTCTGTGGTACTTCGGCCCCATGTTCCGTTACGAGCGCCCGCAGAAGGGCCGCCTGCGCCAGTTCCACCAGTTTGGGGTGGAAGTGTTCGGCATCGAAGGTCCGGATATCGACGCCGAGATCCTGATGATGACCGCGCGCCTGTGGAAGCAGCTGGGCGTGGCGGGTCACGTCTCCCTGCAGCTTAATTCCCTCGGCAACAGCGAGAGCCGCGCCGCGTTCCGCGACGCGCTGGTGGAATACCTGTCTGCGCGCAAGGACCAACTGGACGAAGACAGCCAGCGTCGCCTCGACAAGAACCCGCTGCGGATTCTCGACAGTAAAAACCAGGATACCCAGGCGCTGCTGGCGGATGCCCCCTGCCTGCTGGACTTCCTCGACGACGAATCCCGTGCGCATTTCTACCAGCTGCGCGCCTTCCTCGACGCCGCCGGCGTGGCCTACGAGGTCAATCCGCGCCTGGTGCGCGGCCTCGATTACTACGGCAAGACCGTGTTCGAGTGGGTTACCGACAGCCTCGGCGCCCAGGGTACCGTGTGTGCCGGCGGCCGTTACGATGGTCTTGTTGAGCAGATGGGCGGCAAGCCCACCCCGGCAGTGGGCTTCGGCCTCGGTGTCGAGCGCCTGGTGCTGTTGTTGGAAACCCTCCAGGTGCTTCCCGACACCCTGGACCAGCAGATAGACGCCTATCTGGTGGCGGTAGGTGATGTACAATCCGCAGCCCTGGCGGCGGCGGAGAGGCTTCGCACCGAGTTGCCGTGGCTGCGGCTGCAGACCCACTGCGGTGGTGGCAGCTTCAAGAGCCAGATGAAAAAGGCCGACAAGAGCAATGCGGAGTACGCGTTGATCATTGGCGAAGACGAAGCGGCAGCGGGGCAGGTCACCGTTAAATCCCTGCGCGCGGATGCCGAGCAGCAGACCGTCGCGCTGGCAGATCTGCCGAAGCTTCTGCAGGCCTGA
- the ndk gene encoding nucleoside-diphosphate kinase yields the protein MALERTLSIIKPDAVAKNVIGEIESRFEKAGLSIVAMKMVQLSREKAEGFYAEHKERPFFKDLVDFMTSGPVVVQVLEGENAVKANRDLMGATNPKEAEAGTIRADFADSIDANAVHGSDSTTSAEREVSYFFSAEEICAR from the coding sequence ATGGCCCTGGAACGTACTCTGTCCATCATCAAGCCAGATGCAGTAGCCAAGAACGTAATCGGCGAAATCGAGAGCCGCTTTGAGAAAGCCGGTCTGAGCATTGTTGCCATGAAAATGGTTCAGCTGTCCCGCGAGAAAGCCGAAGGCTTCTACGCCGAGCACAAAGAGCGTCCTTTCTTCAAGGATCTGGTAGATTTCATGACTTCCGGCCCGGTTGTTGTACAGGTTCTGGAAGGTGAGAACGCTGTTAAGGCTAACCGCGACCTGATGGGCGCAACCAACCCGAAAGAAGCCGAAGCCGGCACCATCCGCGCGGACTTTGCTGACAGCATCGACGCCAACGCGGTACATGGTTCCGACTCCACCACTTCCGCCGAGCGCGAAGTGAGCTACTTCTTCTCTGCAGAAGAAATCTGCGCGCGCTAA
- the pilW gene encoding type IV pilus biogenesis/stability protein PilW — protein MFARISSPAVFAGLFLTLLLGGCVSSGPSKSVDLDKARETHIQLGLRYLQSGSDNRELARHHFQEALKLGPKDPQAHHGLALLYQADNEKAVAESHFKKALRYDSKFSMARVNYGAFLYQQERYREAKEQFLVASEDLTYNRRSYALANLGRAELRLHENDAAEEAFKKALALSPNMPMAQLELAELKFEKGEYAQAKQYLDRFNEKNRQIPQSLWLGIRIEKIFGNRDKERSYALALKNLFPYSAETLKYQQMTAENEQQ, from the coding sequence GTGTTTGCAAGAATTTCCAGTCCGGCGGTGTTCGCCGGTCTCTTCCTGACTCTGCTGTTGGGCGGCTGTGTTTCCTCCGGGCCCAGCAAGTCGGTGGATCTCGACAAGGCGCGGGAAACCCATATCCAGCTCGGTCTGCGCTATCTGCAGAGCGGCAGTGATAACCGGGAATTGGCCCGGCATCATTTCCAGGAAGCGCTGAAGCTGGGGCCGAAGGATCCGCAAGCCCACCATGGTCTGGCACTGCTGTATCAGGCCGACAATGAAAAGGCGGTGGCGGAGTCCCATTTCAAAAAAGCGCTGCGCTACGACAGCAAGTTTTCCATGGCACGGGTGAATTACGGGGCCTTCCTGTATCAGCAGGAACGCTACCGCGAGGCGAAGGAGCAGTTCCTGGTGGCATCCGAGGACCTGACCTACAACCGCCGTTCCTACGCGCTCGCCAACCTCGGCCGCGCCGAGCTGCGGTTGCACGAGAACGACGCCGCCGAGGAGGCCTTCAAGAAGGCGCTCGCGCTCAGCCCGAATATGCCCATGGCCCAGCTGGAGCTGGCGGAACTCAAATTCGAGAAGGGCGAGTACGCCCAGGCAAAACAGTATCTCGACCGTTTCAATGAAAAGAACCGGCAGATCCCGCAATCCCTATGGTTGGGGATTCGCATTGAAAAAATCTTCGGCAATCGGGACAAGGAAAGGAGCTACGCCCTGGCGCTGAAAAATCTCTTTCCCTATTCAGCGGAAACGCTGAAATACCAGCAGATGACGGCCGAAAATGAGCAGCAGTAA
- a CDS encoding YfgM family protein — protein MADHLTEEEQIESIKRWWKENGTGIVTGVVLALAAYFGYQWWQGKQRAEAEAASDVYQGFVEAVSANNGQPDNKQLTTAQSLARELKDDFANRIYASQAALQLAALAVEKNDLEEASKQLQWALDNTGDDALKYLAKRRLAAVKAARGETNEALKLLEGDVPAAFTALFAETRGDILVQQGDNDAARAAYIQARAAMLPEQAASTRLLDLKIESLGGAAEVTNETQEEQPVSESDSDSETNKATEADMEKDAQ, from the coding sequence ATGGCTGACCATTTAACCGAAGAAGAACAGATCGAATCGATCAAGCGCTGGTGGAAAGAAAACGGCACCGGCATCGTCACCGGTGTGGTGCTGGCGCTGGCAGCCTACTTTGGCTATCAGTGGTGGCAGGGCAAGCAGCGCGCGGAAGCGGAAGCGGCCTCCGATGTTTACCAGGGTTTTGTGGAAGCGGTGAGCGCAAACAATGGCCAGCCTGACAACAAACAGCTGACCACCGCCCAGTCCCTGGCGCGCGAACTGAAAGACGATTTTGCCAATCGCATTTATGCCTCCCAGGCTGCCCTGCAGCTGGCGGCACTGGCGGTCGAGAAAAATGACTTGGAAGAAGCGTCCAAGCAACTGCAGTGGGCGCTGGATAACACTGGCGATGATGCACTGAAGTATTTGGCCAAGCGCCGTCTGGCGGCGGTGAAGGCCGCTCGCGGTGAAACCAATGAGGCGCTGAAACTGCTGGAGGGCGATGTGCCCGCCGCCTTCACTGCACTGTTCGCGGAAACCCGCGGTGACATCCTGGTACAGCAGGGCGATAACGACGCAGCTCGTGCCGCGTATATCCAGGCCCGCGCAGCAATGCTGCCGGAGCAGGCTGCAAGCACCCGTCTGCTCGACCTGAAGATCGAGAGTCTGGGTGGCGCCGCTGAAGTAACCAATGAAACTCAGGAAGAGCAGCCGGTGTCAGAGTCTGACTCAGACTCTGAGACAAATAAGGCAACCGAAGCAGACATGGAGAAGGATGCGCAATGA
- the fdx gene encoding ISC system 2Fe-2S type ferredoxin: MPKIVFLPHPELCPEGKVIEVEPGITVCDAALQNGVEIEHACEKSCACTTCHVIVREGFDSLAEPDELEEDLLDKAWGLEPESRLSCQAVVEDEDLVVEIPKYTINQVSERH; this comes from the coding sequence ATGCCGAAGATTGTTTTCCTGCCGCATCCGGAGCTGTGCCCGGAAGGCAAGGTCATTGAAGTGGAGCCGGGCATCACGGTGTGTGACGCGGCGCTGCAAAACGGTGTCGAAATCGAGCACGCCTGCGAGAAGTCCTGTGCCTGCACTACCTGTCACGTGATCGTGCGCGAGGGCTTTGACTCGCTGGCTGAGCCGGACGAGCTGGAAGAGGACCTGCTGGACAAGGCCTGGGGCCTGGAGCCGGAGTCCCGTCTGTCCTGTCAGGCGGTGGTGGAGGACGAGGATCTGGTGGTGGAGATTCCCAAATACACCATCAACCAGGTTTCCGAGCGCCATTAA